Below is a genomic region from Raphanus sativus cultivar WK10039 chromosome 4, ASM80110v3, whole genome shotgun sequence.
gcaccagtcctatttgtgaaaaagaaggatggtagctttaggCTGTGTATTGATTATCAAAGGTTGAATAGGGTTACTATtaagaataagtacccattaCCTCGAATTGATGAGCTGATGGATCAGCTGAAGGGAGCAAAGTGGTTCTCTAAGATTGATTTGgcttcagggtatcatcagatcTCAATTGAACCAAATGATATTAAGAAGACTGCATTCAGAACCAGGTATGGCCAcaatgagtttgtggttatgccatttggtctgaccaatgcaccagcagcattcatgaagatgatgaatggtgtCTTTCGAGActtcttggatgaatttgtaatcatctttatgATAATATACTGGTATACTCCAAGAGTAAGGAAGACCATGAAAGGCATCTCCGGGCTGTGCTGGAAAGGTTGAGAGTgcagcagctctttgctaagttaagcaagtgtagcttctggcaaaggagcattggcttccttggaCACATAGTGTCAAGTGAAGGTGTTTCAGTCGACCCGAAGAAGATTGTGGCCATAAGAGCGTGGCCTCAACCTAAGAATGCCACATAAGTCAGGAGCTTCTTAGGGTTGGCCGGCTACTACAGGAAGTTTGTGAAGGGTTTTGCTAGTTTGGCACAGCCCATGACTCAGTTGACAGGAAAGGATGTAAAGTTTGTATGGTCAGAAGAGTGTGAGAGAAGTTTCTCTGCACTTAAGGACATGCTTACTAAAGCACCTATCCTTGTCCTGCCTGAGGtcgaccaaccatatgtggtgtacacagacgCCTCCATCACTGGACTAGGCTGTGTACTGACCCCACATGGaaggtcatagcatatgcctcACGACAactgaggaagcatgagggtaatTACCCCACCCATGATCTGGAGATGGCAGCCGTGGTGTTTGCCTTGAAGATTTGGCGTTCATATTTATATGGGGCCAAGGTGCAGATACTTACAGACCACAAGAGTCTAAAGTATATCTTTACTCAgcctgagttgaatttgaggCAGAGGAGATGGATGGAGTTTGTTgcagattatgatctggacatAGCTTACCATCTAGGTAAGGCTTACCTTTGATCATGATCTAATACCCTAACTTTCAAACATGGTCTAATCAATCCTAAATCCAACATAAGGAAGTATAGAGATCAAGGGAGCAAGATGGGTTCGGATCACCTCACCTTAGCCTAGATCTGGAAACAAGGAACGGAAGAAGATGAGATCTGAATCACCACCACCAATCAgctacaccaccaccaccaccaccacggcGCCGgtgaggaggagagagagaggaagccgaggtgagagagaagagagatcaCGAGAGAGggggaggagagagagagacgtgcggagaggagagagagaggagagaggcgGCGACcaggagagagaggagagaggaggCTAGGATTTATGGTATTCGGGAAATCTCTATAGAGCTCCGCTTCAGTTTGTGAATGAgataaaaagaaagagagactGTTCTATTTATAAGAGAAGGGTGGAAACTCTAAGTCTTAAAGCAATCGGGCTGTAGAGAGGCCCGTTCTCTTTTGAAAAAATTTGGGTCCGGTTATGAGATGTTACAGTAACACTCTCTCCGTCTAGAAGAAAAAAAGGTTGGATAAAAGATAGATAAGCAATACAAGAGAAGTTGTTTCATAGTATTGGAGATGGAAGCATCAGTGTTTCTACAAGAAAGTTGATTTCCGTATAAGAATGAAGATAGAGAAGTGTTTCTAGGAGGTTCACAGTGGAAAAAGTTCTATGGCAGCCAAGATTGCCATTTTTAATATGGGGAATTCATGTGAGACGCGTGTCATGTAATAGTTTCAGaaatcaacatttttttttgttggacaACTTTCAGAAATCAACATATGAACTAGCGTTAAGCATCTTCACCGCTTTCTTTAATTGGGcttttaaattgttttgttaTATGAGCCTTTCTTGCAACCGAAATCAATGTATGTTTGCCCTATTGGGCcttgtaaatatatttggttgacccaaaaaaaataaaccgaATAGAAAGTAAAGAAAGTTGTGATTGGGCTAAcgagaaataaaaagaaagaaaagaagataacCTTATCCCAGCGAATCACACTTAGAAGCTCAGAAACAGCCACGTGGAACTGATATCTCCCAGCCCTCagattacatatttattttatgtttcctccacctttttttttcttttcaaagcaCAAACTCACATTCACAAATTAACTCGAAAAAGATCGAAGAAGAGAGACTCAGAAATGGCTTCTACCTCCGCTGTAGCATCGGTCATGCCACTCACCCAAAACCGATCATCTTCGGCGAAAACCATTGCTTTTCTCAAGCCACTGCCTTTGAAACCATCTAAGGCGTCCTCCTTCTCCGTAGCCATGCCTTCACGGAAGTTTCAAGTGAATGCGTCTAACCTGAAGATGGAGAAGGCTGTGAGCGGCTTAGCCGCGGCAGCTCTCACTGTTTCCGTGGTGATCCCTGAGGTGGCTGAAGCGGCAGGCTCAGGTATCTCTCCTTCTCTCAATAACTTCTTGCTTAGCATTGCTGCAGGAGGCGTGGTGCTCACGGTCATCATCGGTGTTGTTGTTGGTGTCTCCAACTTTGATCCTGTCAAGAGAgcctaagagagagagagagaaagagagaaagagaaatgaTCTCTGTTATTACTCTTTGTTGTCTGTTATCGATTTGTGTTATCATGTAATGAACTTTTGGCGGTCTTCTTCAATCTTATATGCTTCTTATATATTAAGCTATCATGACCAGATTTGGCCTTCATATTAAGGATTCATCTTTGATGTCaagatttatttatatgttatccTAGAAGTGGCTTCCAACAGGCCCGTCTCAAGTATTAAATGGATCCCAGGCTAAAAAAGTTTTTCTCATaccaaaatgaaaattaaaaatattggaCCCTATTCTGGGCTagaaaaaagtcaaaaaattTAATGGACCGTGTGTCACTGCACCCCCAGCACATGCCTAGAGCCGGGCCTGCTTCCAAGTAAACCTCACAAGTGTCTCTCAGAGTCTCATATTTATCATAGACCAGAAGATTCGAAGTCAGAGACTCACAGATAAGCTGATCTGAAGCCATTATATAGCCAGAGCCCGCAACAATCAGTCTCCAACAAGGTAACAAGAAGGCAGTACTAGTTCATGATGAATCTTCTAGGATACCGAGCTCTCACTCATTTTCTGATGTCTTACACTTGGCGCATTCTCGTAATCGTTAGCTGAGCTTGAGGGACCCGAGCAGCCGGAGCAGATGTGTGGTTAACATTTTCTTCCTTTGGAGAATGGTTGATCACAAGATCAGAAAACGGTGTCCTCGGTCCTAATAATATTTGAGAAGAATGAATTTTactatgataattttaaaataattatttttatattctatatatttaacttattattttgtggttatttttatttattttaatcaattttagtttgtcattatattatttattttcaaatttattttgttacgaataaatatatttaataatataattcttaaaattattatcattagGCTTGTTAAATTGATTTAGCttaattttaatgataaaattaaaaaaatatgtgaaattctctctttttcatttttctagaTTAAGGTATGACATTTTGTAGATATTCCTACACTTTATTAATTTTCGTAATCATTTTCCCAAACCTGTGTAAATAAAGAAAACTAAGATGATAGAAATTTAACTCCccttttgttattttataaatttgtattagcATATAATATGTACAATTCTGAATACAGTAGCATGAATACATATACAAAAAGTTGATAACATTTTGGATTAGTCATGGACTCATGGGTAAAGGAAAAAATCTATACCATCTATTTCTTTTGTCACCTTTCTTAATTAACCATTATCCTTCTTCTCCGACCACATTACTCGTTTCAAGAATAAACGTATTACTACAACTACACTGAATCGTTAAGATAGAGAAGATTTACATCTCTCttgtaaattttctaaaaaatcacGGTTTCAACTCTTTATTATTTCTGCCAATACATGTATGAACAAACCTCAACATGCAGACAAACCCTTTTAGCTAGATTCTATTCAACATGATATGAAGGAGACTTTAGTATTCGTGACATCACgtcatatctatatatatgaattataaagGAACTCAACCCCCATGGCCGTTCATtaacaaagaagaaagcttcgtTGGATTATGTCCCTGCTTCACATCTATGTTTCCAACCATCTTTTCATTAAGTGCTTATTTGGAAGCTGAGCTGTAAATGTCACTATACGTTGTCTGCCTTGTGTGTCGTCGTTCACTGTGCTCCTAATCACGCACAGTTCACCAATAAAGCTGGCGGCTACGTTTCACAAACTGAAACATAGTAGATAGATAAAACGTTCTTCTCTTGAAACAAAAACACTCACTTTGCTCTTCTTGTACTGTATTCAGTAGCGGCCCTGATACCAAGTATGGAAGCTTGTGCTTCCGgctaataacaaaatatataatatatcggCCTTAATACTTGCTATATTTGTCTATAGCATAATGGTTAAGACATTGATTAATCTCTAAAAGGTAACCAGTTCAATTGCTACATCTTTTAAATTCCGTTAAATTTTTTCATACATATTTTTAACTGGTCTTTGGTTTCTGTGGGGCTTCCGGCCTTCATATTCGTCGGGCCGGCACTGACTGTATTCCATCTCTACTCTAGGAAAGCACTTGCGATAGCCATATGAGGCATGTAACTTCCATTCTATATTCATCAATCTTGATGAAATCACTGTGGTTCAACTGATGAGTCTAAAGTATGTCCTCTCATCAAGTAACTCATACTGTCATCACCATAAATCAATTTCAGCATCAAACAATAGAAATATTGTCTTTGAAACTTTATAGTATGAGGTGTGGCAGAAGTACCACTATGACAAAGTTATCCCTTATGGGTTCTTTCCATAATTCCTAAAAGTAATGCTTGAAGAACTTTATAGATCAATATAACAGACTGACAATATCACAGTTATGTATATGCCTTAAAAGCTGAAGAATGTACTTACAACAACTATACGGTGAAGGCAGGAGAGAAGACATGCTTCACTAAAGTTTTGCATGGACGCTATCATAAGTTAAATGTTACTAAGTTGTGTAGACATGGAAGTGGCCCCATGTGACTGTTTATCACCCTGACAAATCAAACTACTTATTAATAAATGAATACTCtgttttttaatcaaaaagtcTGAAATTAAAATCCAAACTATATAACCTGAACCAATTATCAAACTTGAACTACTTCTAACAGTTTCAAATTCCGAACACATGTGTTCGTTGCTTTGTAAGATTTTAGTTTCACTTGATGACTTTCTCAGACACGACTTCAATAGTTTCAGGATTTAGACACAAATCTCTTAGAAGATCCCAAAGCAAATAGGAACAAATACCTCGTTCTCGATGAGCTTGGTAAAGAAGCGCTTGGCTTGAGCAGCATAGTCATCGCCGCGGTAGACATCGGTAGAGGAGAGTCAAACAGTTTGAAGTTGAGGTTTCTCCGCTTCAACGTTAACTGAAAGACACATAGTTCAACCCACTTTAATTGATATAGGTTGATTAAAGTTGAGTTTTTGAAAATAACATAGTTCTATAAATCCACCTACATAAGTTCTATACctgatttataaaaatgataagTGTTAGCGATAAGAGAAAGAGCCGCTCAGTTTATGATTTTGAAACAAAAGCACTCACTTGCCTCATCAGTCTGGCTTGGATAGCCATATGAGCATCACACATGTCATACTCCAGTGCTACttgaaaaaacataaacagAGAAATATAAAGCTCGGACCAAACTCAACGATCCATTATTCATCTCATATGAATCACCTTATTTACACCATGAGCAACCATATATTTCCACAACCTGTATCTATTAATAAGAAGAACAGTAAAAAACAACCCAAATATGCTACTTTTCCAGTGACGAAGCTTTTAGCGAGAGTCTATTGAACAactcaaatattcaaaattattgaCGCCAGACAACTAATAAGGATCATGagattttgacaattttttttataaatatctggCTTCTAATAGAGATCTTACGCAAGAGGAGATTGCAACGGGATTCAACGATTTTGGTAAGAGGAGATGAACCTCGATAGTGGAGCTATAACAGACAGTATTTAAATCAACGGAGGAGGACATCGGAGTTGGACATTTTTATCACTAGGTAAAAAGCTTATGATCTAGGGATTGAGTTGGTGAGTTTCACGGTAGAGAACATACATTTTTATACTCAAGATTCAGAGAAAGGGAATAAGGAGGATGCATTAAAGACGATTCGGTAACGTTTTGCAGATTTCTCTCTCGGGAAGATGAATCGTAGAAGAAGATAGAGAGTAGAAAGATTTGATCGTAAGTTCCCAAACAATAACTCTAAACATAAAGCCCAAAACATAGCCCACGTCAATTGCTTTCTCATATAAATGAATCTGTGTGTTTTTACAGAAGACACGTGTCAGCATGTCATGCAACAAATTGTTGTGATGTCTCTATGAGAAGAGagtcttcttttctttatatagatagattacaaaaaccataatttgatattcatttaaaatgcatgtcaaactttttgttctatgtattaacaaaagttacatccaaagtttaaaaacaatagtcaaattaatatatatatttttaaatgttatctccaaatttattaattattcaatctataaaaaatagaaaatcaattaagtgaaatctatatttttaaatacaagaaacttaaaagtgaaaaaaaaaatattttttcttttaaaatctaactaggataagatccgcgccttacgcgggatgaagttgttatttttattatgttttggagaatgTAATAATAGTTCGGTTTTATTTGGattaggggtgttcaatccgaaTATCGGGTtagtttcggtttggttcgattTTTTCGATATTTCGgtttgtaaaatataactaatattctatataaaagaataaaaaacaaaaaaaatcttctatcatctaataaaataatcaaatctaaattaatattaaagttctaaatttaaaaaaataaaaataaaaaataaaacagaagcatgaaagaaaagttttattattcttccatatttagtgttcatcaaattaatatgtcttcgattgaacacaactatgtttgtttaaagataaaaaaaaagttgtaaagaatttcaactaattgttatccatcaaatttataatatttacttcaatttagttactgttaaaataaatcaaaaataccaaaaaaactaagaaaataagaagcctcagttgtagtaaattgttacttaattatagttcaagtgatttaatatataggggatatgttgggctgaacatctaatttattaaaactgTAGTATAAATAGTACTTAAACCtgattttttcacaaaattacATCATAATGCCACTGATATTAAACACAGCCATTTTATGCATTGCCTATctaaattattaatttgttaGACCATAAAAGTCGCTTAACATTCCTTTCCTTTCGTTATGCATTGTTGTCCTTCGGTCATTAACAAAAAAGGGAATATTCTCAGCTATATCAACTAATTTACTTATATATGCCTACAATCTTAGATCTCTTACTTAATTGACTCCATAAAATCTAactattaaatacaaaataataatattatatattgataTGCACGAGTCATGAccctatatatttacatttcttCTGTTCAATTCTTTCACACAGAACGCACAAAGAACAACACCAGTTGGCGAGTACACATAGACGTTAGTTCACTCCGCCactaactaaaatatttttcaataactattattaaaaaatgtttttaatatatatgaaaaaaatataatacaaaatcaaatttcatataccaacttaaattataattttatatttcacattaaattttaaaatataatatatgtgattatttatatgatagtacgtataaaataatattaattatatgtttggtctgtttttaaaggaaaaaaatagattgtgaattaggaGTACGCGtttggatatccattcgggttcagTTTGGGTCTGTTTCGGTTTCAGATTTctagggtcaaagatttcaatttcattcggatatttttaaattttgttcggattcggatctttgcgggtttgttcGGGTTCAAATaaccaatttaaattatttttaaagtttattatgtactttaaattttccaaaatatataaacaaaataatatattacatataaatttgaataacatatgtcagaataccttaACTTAAcctataaattggtttgattaaatatttgaatagagaatcaataattatttaaagtatttttttggtgttttgtgtatactttaactattttagatatttacatttgaatatttatatatattttcaattatttaaaccaacttaaaagtagcatatatattctggatatttttatatacattaaaatctaaaataatatatataactacataaatctatttcaaatacattcgGATATCCGAAATACTTCAGTTCGGATCAAATTCGGTttagttctctaaataccaaaattttgatatttaaattttacttttttttggacCGGGATTGGTTCGATTTTTGTATTCGGATTTTTTGCCTAACtctaatattaacataaaaacaacatattttacgAAAAATAcatccgcacgggcgtgcgggtcaaaatctagtttgtaaTTGTAGTTGTGGAccaaaatctattttgaatttataatgAGCCTGAACGATTTGGGTTTCAATTTTTTATCACTCTGTTTATACTATAAAAACTATAATGTGGtcaataagtcatttttatttcaaaaataagttctacaattttttaatatttaactttcacataattaagaaccattttaatgattttagaaccatcaccttattatttttaaaatcgaattactttgactttagtcttccacatagttttgaaagatTTCAACTGGGCGACTTAGTTGA
It encodes:
- the LOC108831086 gene encoding uncharacterized protein LOC108831086, giving the protein MASTSAVASVMPLTQNRSSSAKTIAFLKPLPLKPSKASSFSVAMPSRKFQVNASNLKMEKAVSGLAAAALTVSVVIPEVAEAAGSGISPSLNNFLLSIAAGGVVLTVIIGVVVGVSNFDPVKRA